One Avibacterium avium genomic window carries:
- a CDS encoding tRNA(Met) cytidine acetyltransferase TmcA has protein sequence MQPRQLCIFVGENAWLQTQLSPLFSGLDRFEKQSAVLFFDENCTVLLPAQNITPIPFSKAKNQLGREHSLIIYDSRQSLNLDALAIAAGTLQAGGQLYLLFNHWQHLATQIDLDSQRWSGVPQGICTPNFVQFMQQKVREYGFPIYQQQNGDSFLPAPHNSAIEPIQSFHSATQEQQRILQQLLNAPKEINVITAKRGRGKSALAGLFAAHLDKVILTAPNKSAVQILQDFAEKELPFIAPDDLAQQVQQEPDKFNDHWLIIDEAAMIPLPLLMQLTAHFRAILCTTTIQSYEGTGRGFLLKFMQKNHRTLQHFELSTPLRWRADDLIEPFISDLLLLEAENQLAQPNFVPNADLHFHWHHSHGLFQQGEYEDFYGLLTLAHYKTSPVDLRRLLDGKHQQFLLAKFNQHLLGALWLLNEGGMKDSTLIEGIMQGIRRPKGNLVAQILCQASLNESACKLSSARISRIAVQPKWQHQGIGQALMAEVNEPSLQNQDRTQDFLSVSFGYTLELAQFWQKCGFNLVYLGSHKEASSGCYSAISVKGLSGAGQDFCAQLVAQFERDMPLSFHPLASQLCPQGQQERDFFLNEQDIKALHYFAHYQRNLASTIPAIRRLLWGNQGETLPLLSAYCEQKILPNTGKKQWLQACREEVKRWLQKPKILL, from the coding sequence TTGCAGCCACGTCAGCTTTGTATCTTCGTTGGGGAAAATGCGTGGTTACAGACTCAACTTTCTCCCTTATTTTCTGGCTTAGATCGCTTTGAAAAACAAAGTGCGGTGCTTTTTTTTGATGAAAATTGCACCGTACTTTTGCCCGCTCAAAACATCACGCCCATTCCTTTTAGCAAAGCGAAAAATCAGCTTGGGCGCGAACATTCCCTGATTATTTACGATTCCAGACAAAGCCTAAATCTTGACGCCCTTGCCATTGCCGCAGGTACATTACAAGCGGGTGGGCAGCTTTATTTATTGTTCAACCATTGGCAACATTTAGCCACGCAAATTGATTTGGATAGCCAGCGTTGGAGCGGTGTTCCGCAAGGCATTTGCACACCAAATTTTGTCCAATTTATGCAACAAAAAGTGCGTGAATACGGCTTTCCTATTTATCAGCAACAAAATGGCGATAGCTTTTTACCCGCACCGCATAACTCAGCCATTGAGCCGATACAGTCCTTTCATTCTGCCACGCAGGAGCAACAACGCATTTTGCAACAGCTATTAAATGCTCCGAAAGAAATTAATGTGATCACCGCCAAGCGTGGGCGGGGAAAATCCGCCTTGGCAGGATTATTTGCCGCCCATTTAGACAAGGTGATTCTCACTGCGCCCAATAAAAGTGCGGTGCAAATTTTACAAGATTTTGCTGAGAAAGAGTTGCCTTTTATTGCGCCCGATGATCTCGCTCAACAAGTGCAACAAGAGCCCGATAAATTTAACGATCATTGGTTGATCATTGATGAAGCAGCGATGATCCCGCTACCTTTATTAATGCAGCTCACAGCACATTTTCGGGCGATTTTATGTACCACCACGATACAAAGCTATGAAGGAACGGGGCGCGGTTTCTTGCTTAAATTTATGCAAAAAAATCACCGCACTTTGCAACATTTTGAACTCAGCACCCCGTTGCGTTGGCGAGCTGATGATCTGATCGAGCCTTTTATTTCTGATTTGCTTTTATTAGAAGCAGAAAACCAATTAGCTCAGCCTAATTTCGTCCCGAATGCAGACTTGCATTTTCATTGGCATCATAGCCACGGCCTTTTTCAGCAAGGGGAATATGAAGATTTTTACGGATTGCTAACTCTCGCTCATTATAAAACGTCCCCCGTGGATTTACGTCGTTTGCTCGATGGCAAGCATCAGCAATTTTTACTGGCAAAATTCAATCAGCATTTATTGGGTGCGCTTTGGCTACTGAATGAAGGGGGAATGAAGGACAGCACGTTGATTGAAGGCATAATGCAAGGTATCCGCCGTCCGAAAGGCAATTTAGTGGCGCAAATATTGTGCCAAGCAAGCCTAAATGAATCGGCGTGCAAGCTGAGTTCTGCACGCATTTCTCGCATTGCCGTGCAACCCAAATGGCAACATCAAGGGATAGGGCAGGCGCTAATGGCAGAAGTGAATGAGCCAAGTCTGCAGAACCAAGATCGCACGCAAGATTTTTTATCGGTGAGTTTTGGCTACACGCTCGAGCTCGCTCAATTCTGGCAAAAGTGTGGGTTTAATTTGGTGTATTTAGGCAGCCATAAAGAAGCCAGCAGCGGTTGTTATAGTGCAATTAGCGTAAAAGGATTAAGTGGTGCAGGGCAAGATTTTTGCGCACAATTAGTGGCGCAATTTGAGCGGGATATGCCTTTATCTTTTCACCCTTTAGCCTCGCAGCTATGCCCACAAGGACAACAAGAAAGGGATTTTTTCTTGAATGAGCAAGACATCAAAGCGCTACATTATTTTGCGCATTATCAGCGAAATTTAGCCAGCACGATCCCGGCTATTCGTCGTTTATTATGGGGCAATCAAGGGGAAACATTGCCTTTGTTGTCGGCGTATTGTGAACAAAAAATCTTACCAAACACGGGCAAAAAGCAATGGTTGCAAGCTTGTCGCGAAGAAGTAAAACGATGGTTGCAAAAGCCAAAAATTCTTTTATGA
- the ftsI gene encoding peptidoglycan glycosyltransferase FtsI, which produces MKKKSQSIRRSSKTSSSVKRNKPKISYTNSFIRWRFWVAVGIMITLLSTLAARAIYLQGVNPEPLMVEADKRSVRTQEILSVRGSILDRNGQLLSVSVPMYSVVADPKFIFKENSLQDKERWQALAKALKVPYKDLIKRIEKSPSSRFIYLSRQVSPTISDYVKQLKIKGVTLKTEARRFYPRVEETAHLIGYTNIDGEGIEGIEKSFNSLLVGKSGSRTYRKDKFGRVVEDIADVKKYDAHNVTLSIDEKLQSMVYREIKKAVAANKAESGTAVLVDIRTGEVLAMVNAPSYNPNNRTGVKADLIRNRAVTDIFEPGSTVKPFVVLTALQRGVVGRHQVINTGRLVLNGHEVKDVAPRDSQTLDEILENSSNRGVSRLALLMPPSALMETYENAGLGKPTELGLSGEQSGLLNANRKRWADIERANVAYGYGLNVTPVQIARAYVTLGSFGIYRPLSITKVDPPVIGQRVFSEKITREVVNMMEKVAIKNKRAMVEGYRVGIKTGTAKKLEKGRYVDKYIAYTAGIAPVSDPRYALIVLINEPKAGQYYGGAVSAPLFSNIMGYALRMNNVPPDAVEQQKVAKRTVRLNTQKKDETTN; this is translated from the coding sequence ATGAAAAAGAAAAGTCAAAGTATAAGACGTAGTAGCAAAACGAGCAGTTCAGTTAAACGTAACAAGCCGAAAATTTCTTACACCAACAGCTTTATCCGCTGGCGTTTTTGGGTGGCTGTGGGCATTATGATTACCCTATTATCCACTCTTGCGGCAAGAGCGATTTATTTACAAGGCGTAAACCCTGAACCTTTGATGGTTGAGGCAGACAAACGTTCCGTGCGCACGCAGGAAATTCTTTCTGTGCGTGGTTCAATTTTAGATCGTAATGGACAGTTATTATCCGTTAGCGTACCAATGTATTCAGTGGTGGCTGATCCTAAATTCATCTTTAAAGAAAATTCATTGCAAGATAAAGAACGTTGGCAAGCGCTCGCAAAAGCACTCAAAGTACCTTACAAAGATTTAATTAAACGCATTGAAAAATCGCCTTCGTCAAGATTTATTTATTTATCTCGTCAGGTTTCACCAACCATTTCAGACTATGTGAAACAGCTGAAAATCAAAGGGGTAACCTTAAAAACCGAAGCGCGCCGTTTTTATCCACGAGTAGAAGAAACCGCTCATTTAATTGGCTACACCAATATTGATGGTGAGGGTATTGAAGGTATTGAAAAAAGTTTTAATTCCTTGCTAGTGGGGAAATCGGGTTCACGCACTTACCGCAAAGATAAATTTGGGCGTGTGGTGGAAGATATTGCCGATGTTAAAAAATACGATGCACATAATGTTACGCTAAGTATTGATGAAAAACTGCAATCTATGGTTTACCGTGAAATCAAAAAAGCGGTTGCAGCAAATAAAGCAGAATCAGGCACAGCTGTGTTAGTAGATATTCGCACAGGTGAAGTATTGGCAATGGTGAATGCGCCTTCTTATAACCCGAATAATCGTACTGGCGTGAAAGCGGATCTTATCCGCAACCGTGCAGTAACGGATATTTTTGAGCCAGGTTCTACGGTAAAACCTTTTGTTGTTTTAACCGCACTTCAACGCGGCGTGGTGGGACGTCATCAAGTGATTAATACAGGGCGTTTAGTGCTAAATGGACACGAAGTCAAAGATGTGGCACCAAGAGATAGCCAAACCCTTGATGAAATTTTAGAAAACTCCAGTAACCGTGGTGTGAGCCGTTTAGCCTTATTAATGCCACCAAGTGCCTTAATGGAAACCTATGAAAATGCAGGCTTAGGAAAACCGACAGAACTTGGGCTAAGCGGTGAGCAATCAGGCTTATTAAATGCAAACCGTAAGCGTTGGGCTGATATTGAGCGTGCTAACGTGGCTTATGGTTATGGCTTGAATGTAACGCCAGTGCAAATTGCACGTGCTTATGTGACCTTAGGCAGTTTCGGGATTTATCGTCCACTTTCTATTACCAAGGTTGATCCGCCTGTTATCGGACAGCGTGTATTTTCCGAGAAAATCACCCGTGAAGTGGTGAATATGATGGAAAAAGTGGCGATCAAAAATAAACGCGCAATGGTGGAAGGTTATCGCGTTGGGATCAAAACAGGGACAGCGAAAAAACTAGAAAAAGGCCGTTATGTGGATAAATATATTGCTTACACCGCAGGCATTGCACCAGTGAGCGATCCACGCTATGCACTGATTGTTTTGATCAATGAGCCGAAAGCGGGGCAATATTATGGTGGGGCGGTTTCTGCACCATTGTTCTCAAATATTATGGGCTATGCGTTACGAATGAATAACGTTCCGCCTGATGCGGTGGAGCAACAAAAAGTCGCCAAACGCACCGTTCGTTTAAATACTCAGAAAAAAGATGAAACAACGAACTAA
- the ybeY gene encoding rRNA maturation RNase YbeY: protein MKDVIVDLQIAAENSENLPTEQQFQQWATAAVQAENLQPEITIRVVDEAESQSLNATYRGKDYPTNVLSFPFECPEEVELPLLGDLVICRQVVEREAQEQGKPLMAHWAHMVVHGCLHLLGYDHIEDDEAEEMESLETEIMQDLGFADPYLAEKA, encoded by the coding sequence ATGAAAGATGTCATCGTTGATTTACAAATCGCAGCAGAAAATAGCGAAAACTTGCCCACAGAACAACAATTCCAACAATGGGCAACCGCCGCTGTGCAAGCAGAAAACCTGCAACCTGAGATCACCATTCGCGTGGTGGACGAAGCGGAAAGCCAAAGCTTAAACGCCACTTATCGTGGTAAGGATTATCCAACCAACGTGCTTTCCTTTCCTTTTGAATGCCCTGAAGAAGTGGAATTGCCGCTGCTCGGCGATTTAGTTATTTGCCGCCAAGTGGTGGAACGAGAAGCGCAAGAACAAGGCAAACCCTTAATGGCACATTGGGCGCATATGGTCGTACACGGCTGTTTGCATTTACTGGGCTACGACCACATTGAAGATGATGAAGCAGAAGAAATGGAAAGCCTTGAAACGGAAATAATGCAAGATCTTGGCTTTGCCGATCCTTATTTAGCGGAAAAAGCCTAG
- a CDS encoding DUF5363 domain-containing protein, which translates to MANQQKGVLRRLWDKYSEFCKELGIDQGACRSCVPVVKFDEDPPKKAEQEKAAKS; encoded by the coding sequence ATGGCAAATCAACAAAAAGGTGTGCTGCGCAGATTATGGGATAAATACAGTGAATTTTGCAAAGAATTAGGGATCGATCAAGGCGCTTGCCGCAGTTGTGTGCCAGTGGTGAAATTTGATGAAGATCCACCGAAAAAAGCGGAGCAAGAGAAAGCAGCTAAATCTTAG
- the rsmH gene encoding 16S rRNA (cytosine(1402)-N(4))-methyltransferase RsmH — protein sequence MNAQNLFSSPEHFTVLLNEAVDALALKEKGIYIDGTFGRGGHSRLILSRLSQDGRLIAIDRDPRAIAAAAQIQDPRFQIEHNSFSAIPEICEKLGLVGKIDGILLDLGVSSPQLDEAERGFSFMKDGPLDMRMDTTQGLSAAEWLQQVSEQDLAWVLKTFGEERFAKRIAQAIVNYNKNARQNGTEPLNRTLQLAELIAQSVPFKDKHKHPATRSFQAIRIFINAELEELERVLQGALQVLAPQGRLSIISFHSLEDRMVKHFMRKQSKGESLPKGLPLREDQIQRSQTLKTIGKAIMPSEQEIAQNARSRSAVLRIAERV from the coding sequence ATGAACGCGCAGAACCTTTTTTCTTCACCTGAACATTTCACCGTTTTATTAAATGAGGCGGTGGACGCTTTGGCGTTGAAAGAAAAAGGCATCTATATTGATGGCACTTTTGGGCGCGGCGGTCATTCTCGTCTGATTTTATCTCGCTTATCCCAAGATGGCAGATTAATCGCCATTGATCGCGATCCGCGTGCGATTGCGGCGGCAGCGCAAATTCAAGATCCGCGTTTTCAGATCGAACACAATAGCTTTTCTGCGATCCCTGAGATCTGCGAAAAATTAGGTTTAGTCGGTAAGATTGACGGTATTTTGCTCGATCTTGGTGTATCTTCCCCTCAACTAGATGAAGCTGAACGTGGGTTTAGCTTTATGAAAGACGGCCCGCTTGATATGCGAATGGATACCACCCAAGGTTTATCAGCGGCAGAATGGTTGCAACAGGTTTCTGAGCAAGATTTAGCTTGGGTGCTGAAAACCTTTGGCGAAGAGCGTTTTGCTAAGCGCATTGCACAAGCCATTGTTAATTATAATAAAAATGCACGTCAAAATGGCACAGAACCACTTAATCGCACCTTGCAATTAGCTGAGCTGATTGCGCAATCGGTTCCTTTTAAAGATAAACATAAACACCCAGCTACGCGTAGTTTTCAGGCAATTCGTATTTTCATTAATGCTGAATTGGAAGAACTAGAACGTGTCTTGCAAGGGGCTCTACAAGTATTAGCGCCACAAGGACGTTTGTCGATCATCAGCTTCCATTCTCTTGAAGATCGTATGGTGAAACATTTTATGCGTAAGCAAAGCAAGGGCGAAAGTTTGCCGAAAGGCTTGCCGTTGCGTGAAGATCAAATTCAGCGTAGCCAAACCTTAAAAACCATTGGCAAGGCGATTATGCCAAGTGAACAAGAAATTGCCCAAAATGCCCGCTCAAGAAGTGCGGTGCTGCGTATTGCGGAGAGAGTATAA
- the ftsL gene encoding cell division protein FtsL — MVENSERYPLASMLSEDLFSSNKLIILLFILILCSALGTIWITHKTRALVMQKGELLWQHQALENEYLSLKLEEATQSDNNRIEAIAKTKLKMDRTRSEQEVLLVE; from the coding sequence ATGGTTGAAAATTCAGAACGTTATCCATTAGCTTCAATGCTCTCAGAAGATTTATTCAGTTCGAATAAATTAATCATTTTGCTGTTTATTTTAATCCTTTGTAGTGCCTTAGGGACAATTTGGATAACCCATAAAACCCGCGCCTTAGTGATGCAAAAAGGAGAGTTGCTTTGGCAACATCAAGCCTTAGAAAATGAATATTTAAGTTTGAAATTGGAAGAAGCAACACAAAGCGATAATAACCGTATTGAGGCCATTGCCAAAACCAAGTTAAAAATGGATAGAACCCGTTCAGAACAGGAAGTACTGCTTGTTGAGTAG
- the mraZ gene encoding division/cell wall cluster transcriptional repressor MraZ, translated as MFRGASSVNLDSKGRLAIPTRYRAEILEKNNGQMVCTVDIRQPCLLLYPLDEWEIVEQKLLSLSNFDPVQRSLQRVMLGYATECELDSVGRILISAPLRQHAKLEKSTMLVGQLNKFEIWSDVEWQAQIQQDMALGASGQLAQSPELITLSL; from the coding sequence ATGTTTCGTGGCGCATCATCGGTAAATCTGGATTCAAAGGGACGGCTTGCCATTCCCACCCGTTACCGTGCCGAGATCCTAGAAAAAAATAATGGGCAAATGGTTTGCACCGTGGATATTCGCCAACCTTGCTTGTTACTTTATCCCTTAGATGAATGGGAAATTGTTGAGCAAAAATTATTAAGTTTGTCGAATTTTGATCCTGTGCAACGCAGTTTACAGCGTGTGATGCTCGGTTATGCCACGGAATGTGAGCTGGATAGTGTAGGGCGAATTTTAATCAGCGCGCCATTACGCCAGCACGCGAAACTAGAAAAAAGCACAATGTTAGTGGGCCAGCTAAATAAATTTGAAATTTGGAGCGATGTGGAGTGGCAGGCTCAAATTCAACAAGATATGGCTCTCGGTGCAAGTGGTCAGCTTGCCCAATCTCCTGAATTAATCACGTTGTCTTTATAA
- a CDS encoding PhoH family protein, whose product MSELSETFTLEPQDNARLQALCGAFDENIQLIEKEFFLDIARRNFTFTLKSKDPNPKSHHAKLLNKVAALIQTLYLETAPVRGVVKEIDLSDVHLAIQENRMLLQQDTEQAEQNAVPKVYQTTIKTKRGLIKPRGANQIQYLHNILRYDISFGIGPAGTGKTFLAVAAAVEALERQEVRRILLTRPAVEAGEKLGFLPGDLGQKIEPYLRPLYDALFEMLGFEKVQKLMERNVIEIAPLAYMRGRTLNDSFIILDESQNTTTEQMKMFLTRIGFNSKAVITGDITQIDLPRSQKSGLRHAIEVLENVPELSFNYFDSKDIVRHPVVAKVVQAYDKWDEQEEIRRQERALQRQQEQAKQQALEREETE is encoded by the coding sequence ATGAGCGAACTAAGCGAAACCTTTACTCTTGAACCGCAAGATAATGCCCGTTTGCAGGCGTTGTGCGGGGCATTTGATGAAAATATCCAGTTGATCGAAAAAGAATTTTTCTTGGATATTGCACGGCGTAATTTTACCTTTACGCTGAAATCGAAGGATCCCAATCCAAAATCTCATCACGCGAAATTGTTAAATAAAGTAGCGGCGTTGATCCAAACATTGTATTTGGAAACCGCACCAGTGCGTGGCGTGGTGAAAGAAATTGATTTGTCTGATGTGCATTTAGCCATTCAGGAAAATCGAATGTTATTACAACAAGATACTGAACAAGCAGAACAAAATGCGGTGCCAAAAGTGTATCAAACCACAATTAAAACCAAGCGTGGCTTAATTAAACCTCGTGGCGCAAATCAAATTCAATATTTGCACAATATTTTGCGTTATGACATCAGTTTTGGTATTGGGCCAGCAGGCACAGGGAAAACTTTTCTTGCCGTGGCTGCAGCGGTGGAAGCCTTAGAGCGACAAGAAGTGCGCCGCATTTTGCTTACTCGCCCTGCGGTGGAAGCAGGGGAAAAATTGGGCTTTTTGCCGGGGGATTTAGGGCAAAAAATTGAGCCTTATTTACGACCGCTCTATGATGCTTTATTTGAAATGCTGGGCTTTGAAAAAGTACAGAAATTAATGGAGCGCAATGTGATTGAAATCGCACCGCTGGCTTATATGCGTGGACGCACGCTGAATGATAGCTTTATCATTTTAGATGAAAGCCAAAATACTACTACCGAGCAAATGAAAATGTTTTTAACTCGTATTGGGTTTAATTCTAAAGCGGTGATAACAGGCGACATCACGCAAATTGACTTGCCACGCAGCCAAAAATCAGGCTTACGCCACGCCATTGAAGTGCTGGAAAATGTGCCAGAATTGAGCTTTAATTATTTTGACAGTAAAGACATTGTTCGCCATCCAGTGGTTGCCAAAGTGGTGCAAGCCTATGATAAATGGGACGAACAGGAAGAAATTCGCCGTCAAGAACGTGCCTTACAGCGTCAGCAAGAACAGGCGAAACAACAGGCTTTAGAACGAGAAGAAACAGAATGA
- the murE gene encoding UDP-N-acetylmuramoyl-L-alanyl-D-glutamate--2,6-diaminopimelate ligase: MKKLTALLGIEHLPQEVELTEMTLDSRSAKTGCLFVAIKGHQTDGRNYIPQAISNGASAVLFEADFAQQHLTVKMEQGIPLIAYYELPQHLSRLAGQFYNDPSAHLTLVGVTGTNGKTTVAQLVAQWANLLGHKSAVMGTIGNGLLGQIKEAANTTGSAIEIQSTLAEFVQAGADFAAIEVSSHGLVQHRVEALQFAVAIFTNLSRDHLDYHHTMENYAAAKYRLFSELHSTHKVINADDPVGAQWLQQLPNAIAVSCKADYQPSHKQWLKAEQVQFHNQGAIIHFTSSWGEGELHSPLIGAFNVSNLLFAFASLLALGYSLNELCQSAGQLQGVCGRMERLHAANQATAIVDYAHTPDALEKALQAARLHCEGALYCVFGCGGDRDTGKRPQMAHIAEQFADFVIVTDDNPRTEDAEKIMQDIQAGFVDLSKVQIIHQRDQAIQQALKIAQPQDVVLIAGKGHENYQIIGTTKLPFSDQATVKQYFSETK, encoded by the coding sequence ATGAAAAAACTCACCGCACTTTTGGGGATAGAACATTTGCCCCAAGAAGTTGAGCTGACCGAAATGACGTTAGACAGCCGCTCTGCAAAGACTGGCTGTCTTTTCGTTGCTATAAAAGGGCATCAAACGGACGGCAGAAACTACATTCCGCAAGCAATTAGCAATGGCGCAAGTGCGGTGCTTTTTGAAGCTGATTTTGCTCAGCAACACTTAACCGTCAAAATGGAACAAGGCATTCCGCTCATTGCCTATTATGAATTACCGCAACATTTATCACGTCTTGCAGGGCAATTTTATAATGATCCTTCAGCCCATTTAACCCTTGTTGGCGTAACAGGAACGAATGGCAAAACCACGGTGGCTCAGCTTGTGGCGCAGTGGGCGAACTTGCTTGGACATAAAAGTGCAGTAATGGGAACCATTGGCAATGGCTTGCTTGGGCAAATTAAGGAAGCGGCAAATACCACAGGTTCAGCCATTGAAATTCAATCCACCCTCGCAGAATTTGTACAGGCTGGCGCAGATTTTGCTGCCATTGAAGTGTCATCACACGGCTTAGTGCAACATCGTGTTGAAGCACTGCAATTTGCCGTGGCTATTTTTACCAACCTGAGTCGTGATCATCTTGATTATCACCACACAATGGAAAATTATGCTGCTGCGAAATACCGTTTATTTAGCGAGTTACATAGCACGCATAAGGTGATTAACGCCGATGATCCTGTGGGCGCACAATGGTTACAGCAATTACCCAATGCCATTGCGGTGAGCTGTAAAGCCGATTATCAACCAAGCCATAAACAATGGCTCAAAGCAGAGCAAGTTCAATTCCATAACCAAGGTGCGATTATTCATTTCACGTCTAGTTGGGGCGAGGGTGAATTACATAGCCCATTGATTGGCGCATTTAATGTCAGCAATTTATTATTTGCTTTCGCCAGTCTGCTTGCCTTAGGTTATTCTTTAAACGAACTTTGCCAAAGTGCAGGGCAATTACAAGGTGTTTGTGGGCGAATGGAACGTTTGCATGCGGCAAATCAGGCCACGGCGATTGTGGATTATGCGCACACGCCAGATGCCTTAGAAAAAGCGTTGCAAGCGGCACGCTTACATTGTGAAGGCGCGCTTTATTGCGTGTTTGGTTGTGGTGGTGATCGGGATACAGGGAAGCGTCCGCAAATGGCACACATTGCAGAGCAATTTGCTGATTTTGTGATTGTTACGGACGACAACCCACGCACAGAAGATGCCGAAAAAATTATGCAAGACATTCAAGCGGGATTTGTGGATTTAAGCAAGGTGCAGATTATTCATCAGCGTGATCAAGCGATTCAACAAGCGCTCAAAATTGCACAACCGCAAGATGTGGTGCTGATTGCCGGCAAAGGCCACGAAAATTACCAAATTATTGGCACAACGAAATTGCCGTTTTCCGATCAAGCGACAGTAAAACAATATTTTAGTGAAACAAAATGA